In Fulvia fulva chromosome 10, complete sequence, a single window of DNA contains:
- a CDS encoding Upstream activation factor subunit spp27 — translation MAALTTTQAAAYSAIIDEILATSDLNTISAKRIRKGLQEKVEYDLSEQKEAITTLIMERFDKATEAKAQKDKASSAAAPPKPAPTANGNGHVKEEAMEELANAISPPPSNKRKAPEPADDEDEGMSELEDSSPAPKKVKKSKAPKDDEDNDAKLAAKLQAELNAQSRSTRGGGAKRKAPVKKEKKAKKKSKAKIGSDDDSAVEGEEKPEKEKKGGFHKPMNLSEPLSAMLGETQLSRPQTVKKIWEYVKARDLQNPKDKRQIMCDDAMRAVFKGDSVHMFTMNKLLASHLYPVDEVV, via the exons ATGGCTGCAT TAACTACCACGCAAGCAGCAGCATACAGTGCGATAATCGACGAAATACTCGCGACATCCGACTTGAACACCATCTCCGCCAAGCGCATTCGCAAGGGACTCCAAGAGAAGGTGGAATATGATCTCTCCGAGCAGAAG GAAGCCATCACCACACTTATTATGGAAAGGTTTGACAAGGCGACTGAAGCGAAGGCGCAGAAGGACAAGGCAAGCTCAGCAGCTGCACCGCCAAAGCCCGCTCCCACAGCGAATGGCAACGGTCATGTAAAGGAGGAAGCCATGGAAGAGCTCGCGAACGCGATATCGCCTCCACCTTCGAACAAACGAAAAGCACCCGAGCCGGCAGACGACGAGGATGAAGGAATGAGTGAGCTGGAGGACTCTTCGCCCGCACCGAAGAAGGTCAAGAAGAGCAAGGCACCGAAAGATGACGAGGACAACGATGCGAAGCTCGCGGCGAAACTACAAGCTGAGCTCAATGCGCAATCACGATCAACAAGAGGCGGAGGTGCGAAGCGCAAAGCGCCGGTCAAGAAAGAGAAGAAGGCCAAGAAGAAGAGCAAGGCGAAGATTGGATCCGACGACGACAGTGCTGTGGAAGGAGAAGAGAAGCctgagaaggagaagaagggGGGATTTCAC AAACCCATGAACCTCTCAGAACCCCTATCGGCAATGCTCGGCGAAACACAACTCTCGCGACCGCAGACAGTCAAGAAGATATGGGAATACGTCAAGGCGCGAGACTTACAAAACCCCAAGGACAAACGGCAAATCATGTGTGACGACGCGATGCGGGCGGTGTTCAAGGGCGATTCAGTGCATATGTTCACGATGAACAAGCTGCTAGCGAGTCATCTATACCCGGTCGACGAGGTGGTGTAG
- a CDS encoding Adenosine deaminase-like protein, whose product MDTPADTSFTKALPKVELHAHLTGSITPHTLHEIWLKKRDISAGAQLEDPLTACRPEAAHHDVFSFFPLFDTYIYNLINDVDAVAFATGEVLKAFEADGVRYLELRTTPREEPATGLTKEVYVETVLDTIKSHSQDKMHTYLILSIDRRNTLAQAMDVVNLAIKYQSRGIVGVDLCGNPLKGNISLFAPAFAIAKSHNLRITLHFAELPSSSTEVELTTLLSYVPDRLGHVINTTPSIETEIEKRKLGLELCLSCNVLAGLTEGGYANHHFGKWYTRDCPIALCTDDFGVFGSSISNEYLLTAQHFQLSRSDLIWLASGAVPSIFGGEDEEDRMYGLLKEFEDQQGS is encoded by the coding sequence ATGGACACCCCAGCAGACACCTCCTTCACCAAAGCCCTCCCCAAAGTCGAACTCCACGCCCACCTCACAGGCAGCATCACACCCCATACCCTGCACGAGATCTGGCTCAAGAAACGCGATATCTCAGCCGGAGCCCAACTAGAAGACCCCCTCACAGCATGCCGCCCCGAAGCAGCCCACCACGACGTCTTCTCCTTCTTTCCCCTCTTCGACACCTACATCTACAACCTCATCAACGATGTAGACGCCGTCGCCTTCGCCACTGGGGAGGTGCTCAAGGCCTTCGAAGCCGATGGTGTCCGATATCTTGAACTTCGCACCACGCCCCGTGAAGAACCCGCCACGGGTCTGACGAAGGAAGTGTATGTCGAGACTGTGCTGGATACCATCAAATCCCACAGTCAAGACAAGATGCACACCTACCTCATCCTCTCCATCGACCGCCGTAATACCCTCGCTCAAGCAATGGACGTCGTGAACCTCGCCATCAAGTACCAATCCCGCGGCATCGTCGGCGTCGACCTCTGCGGCAACCCCCTGAAAGGCAACATCTCCCTCTTCGCCCCAGCCTTCGCCATCGCCAAATCCCACAACCTCAGAATCACCCTCCACTTCGCAGAACTCCCCTCCTCCAGCACAGAGGTCGAACTCACCACCCTCCTATCCTACGTCCCCGACCGTCTCGGCCACGTCATCAACACCACCCCCTCCATCGAAACCGAGATCGAAAAGCGCAAGCTAGGGCTGGAATTATGCTTATCCTGCAACGTCCTGGCCGGTTTGACGGAGGGCGGGTACGCGAATCATCATTTCGGGAAGTGGTACACGCGGGACTGCCCGATCGCCTTGTGTACAGACGACTTCGGCGTATTCGGAAGCTCTATATCAAACGAATATCTCCTCACTGCGCAGCACTTCCAGCTATCGCGAAGCGATCTCATCTGGCTAGCCAGTGGCGCGGTACCCAGTATCTTCGGCGGCGAGGACGAGGAGGATAGGATGTATGGGTTGTTGAAGGAGTTTGAAGATCAGCAGGGATCGTAG
- a CDS encoding Actin cytoskeleton-regulatory complex protein pan1, which translates to MFSGSNSYLGGGPSGRPGQQQYGQPQQFGGQQQQQQPQYGQQQPPYAQPPLQQQYTGFPQAGLQPQATGFPGQQPQQFQQQQQPQPQYSGFQQPQPTGFQQPQPAGFQQPPQQQQPQIQVAQPTGFQQGQQNAFQQQQPQQPMRPQATGMTSNDMANSFRGISSAPTPSAPAPKSGNKIPSIRLSFITAQDQAKFEQLFKSATGGDQALSGEKAKDLLIRSKLDGNSLAQVWTLSDTTKSGQLLFPEFALAMYLCNLKLTGKDVPSSLPEKIRNEVSSMVDIISFGVGDEGPAPTPSSNAPNFNELPKIQQPQAQNPSNQQLLTQLTATPTGFQVPQATGFQQQQPTGLQPQQTGYPGGMPQAQGYTGPRPPMPPMPTGMGQNLSPGFGLAPQQTGFGGGPMAAPLNAQPTGRPGQWGLVNAPASGLPNLQALQQQMMPQPGREAGFTTQGLRGNATVPWAVTKDEKKIYDDMFKAWDGFGKGYITGNQALEIFGQSGLEKAELERIWTLSDPHNKGRLNLDEFAVAMHLIYRRLNGYPVPNTLPAELIPPSTRNIDSSIGTMKNLLSQDAQTRKSTGAFLQPQRTGVSYMKSRSFQANGTPGRKDATVFKNNDDDVGYRSSARRRVGENGRSSSPAQSDTSSITADEMSIDQLKKTIREKQVLLDAMDFEDEGNADEEDALDRKDRKESEELFRRIRRIQEDIDSHPSSAFKTGDSDAERRALQRQLRGLQDRLPELASHVRRCEKAIADAQLELFRLKDAKANPSSAAAIVGTGPGGAVTESDRLKARAKAMMQKRSAALAGKKVDDGDDGSGAAARLEEEQRRVSREREDNEKMVRDVEESVTEYSKGLESSLKEGGESASDEHERRRWDDGLGVEDEVKDFIFDLQRSSRSARVRNEEKAQPRASAREPVQDDSRTNTPVSRTDSPASSRAAASTPQTSGSSYSSYRTAEERAAFIKQQAEQRMAERLAALGLKAPAKSGESAAQRAERERKEREDRLRQAEEEDAKREQERQARLRGESVAPPTPAGSAGKPKPPPPAPRKKRSESLQGQDQANSEAKRAEQEIKEQALKEQQAAMAKETNDMEHEEARQERELQKQREEAEASLKALEEQVKAGKVKKAEEKKRREASKKEAQEKESRLAAQRAEIEAAKEKERQLRLQLESMGDDDSSDDDDVERNTPTESTPTQSMELPRVQEPPSSPPVAPPLPSAAAPPPPPMPGSFDTGMPSPAVSVTSPPSESKNPFFKCMNQQPAASPAATSPEAEKKVDTNPFHRLTQQDLVNQQALPDPAAPPSRKTAKPADEDDWSVVDSSDDDDYEDQPQGGSAKQLASILFGTMAPPRPLSAMDSPTTASGPNSPAPGKDRIASPPPPPPMPNSGAPPPPPMPNMGAPPPPPMPDSGAPPPPPGPPPPPALPAGPPAGGGGMDRSGLLGQIQAGKGLKKTVTKDRSTATTAGRVL; encoded by the exons ATGTTCTCCGGCTCTAACTCATATCTCGGCGGCGGCCCCAGTGGTCGGCCTGGCCAGCAACAATACGGCCAGCCGCAGCAATTCGGAGGACAGCAGCAGCAACAGCAGCCGCAGTATGGCCAGCAACAGCCTCCCTACGCCCAACCACCTCTCCAGCAGCAATACACCGGCTTCCCGCAAGCTGGCCTGCAGCCTCAAGCGACCGGCTTCCCCGGACAGCAGCCTCAGCAGTTCCAGCAACAGCAGCAACCGCAACCGCAATACTCGGGCTTCCAACAGCCACAGCCAACAGGCTTCCAGCAGCCTCAACCTGCGGGCTTCCAGCAGCCTCCGCAACAGCAACAACCTCAGATCCAGGTCGCGCAGCCAACTGGGTTTCAGCAAGGCCAGCAGAATGCCTTCCAGCAACAACAACCTCAGCAGCCGATGCGACCCCAGGCAACAGGCATGACCAGCAATGACATGGCCAACTCCTTCCGAGGCATCTCGTCAGCACCGACACCATCCGCGCCGGCACCGAAATCAGGCAACAAGATCCCCAGCATCCGGCTGAGCTTCATCACGGCGCAAGATCAGGCCAAGTTCGAGCAGCTGTTCAAGAGCGCGACCGGAGGCGATCAGGCATTGAGCGGAGAAAAGGCAAAGGATCTCTTGATCAGGAGTAAGCTGGATGGTAATAGCTTGGCCCAAGTATGGACACTGTCGGATACCACAAAGTCGGGCCAGCTGCTCTTCCCAGAGTTCGCGCTGGCCATGTACCTCTGCAACCTGAAACTGACGGGCAAGGATGTGCCGTCATCTTTGCCTGAGAAGATTCGCAACGAGGTATCGAGCATGGTGGACATTATATCGTTTGGCGTGGGAGATGAAGGTCCAGCTCCGACTCCCAGCAGCAATGCGCCCAACTTCAATGAGCTTCCGAAGATCCAGCAGCCACAAGCGCAGAACCCGAGCAATCAGCAGCTGTTGACCCAGCTTACAGCGACACCGACTGGCTTTCAGGTTCCACAAGCGACTGGCTTTCAGCAACAACAGCCCACAGGGTTGCAGCCACAACAGACTGGATACCCTGGAGGCATGCCACAAGCACAGGGCTACACTGGACCACGCCCGCCAATGCCTCCTATGCCGACCGGGATGGGCCAGAACTTGTCTCCAGGCTTTGGTCTTGCGCCTCAGCAGACTGGGTTCGGTGGTGGTCCAATGGCCGCTCCGCTGAACGCACAGCCGACTGGACGACCAGGTCAGTGGGGTCTTGTCAATGCACCAGCTAGTGGTCTGCCAAACCTGCAAGCACTTCAACAACAGATGATGCCGCAGCCAGGTAGAGAAGCAGGCTTCACCACACAAGGTCTCCGAGGAAATGCCACTGTGCCGTGGGCTGTCACCAAGGACGAGAAGAAGATCTACGATGACATGTTCAAGGCTTGGGATGGTTTCGGTAAGGGTTACATAACAGGCAACCAAGCACTGGAGATCTTCGGGCAGTCTGGCTTGGAGAAGGCTGAGCTTGAGCGAATATGGACACTGAGCGACCCGCACAACAAGGGTCGGCTCAATCTTGACGAGTTCGCAGTCGCAATGCATTTGATCTATCGACGACTGAACGGCTACCCTGTGCCTAACACGCTCCCAGCCGAGCTGATCCCACCCTCGACGCGAAACATCGATTCGAGCATCGGCACGATGAAGAACCTCCTCAGTCAGGATGCGCAGACGAGGAAGTCCACGGGTGCTTTCTTGCAGCCACAGCGCACGGGCGTCAGCTACATGAAGTCTCGATCCTTCCAAGCGAACGGCACACCTGGTCGCAAGGATGCCACGGTCTTCAAGAACAACGACGACGATGTCGGATATCGCTCATCCGCTAGACGACGAGTGGGCGAGAATGGCAGGAGCTCTTCGCCGGCCCAGAGCGACACGAGCAGCATCACTGCGGACGAGATGAGCATCGACCAGCTCAAGAAGACGATCAGAGAGAAGCAAGTTCTGCTTGATGCCATGGACTTTGAAGACGAGGGCAATGCTGATGAAGAGGATGCACTGGATCGTAAAGATCGCAAAGAGAGTGAAGAGCTGTTTAGACGCATCCGAAGGATACAAGAGGATATCGACAGTCATCCAAGCAGCGCTTTCAAGACTGGCGATTCTGATGCGGAAAGGCGAGCGTTACAGAGACAACTTCGTGGTCTTCAGGATCGCCTGCCAGAGCTTGCGAGCCATGTGCGAAGGTGCGAGAAGGCCATTGCGGATGCTCAGCTGGAGCTGTTTAGACTCAAAGATGCCAAGGCAAACCCATCCTCTGCTGCTGCCATCGTCGGGACTGGACCTGGAGGCGCAGTGACTGAGAGCGATCGTTTAAAGGCAAGAGCCAAGGCTATGATGCAGAAACGTTCCGCCGCACTCGCTGGCAAGAAAGTCGACGATGGCGATGATGGTTCCGGCGCTGCCGCCAGACTCGAAGAGGAGCAGAGGCGCGTGTCTCGTGAGCGCGAAGACAACGAAAAGATGGTCCGCGATGTGGAAGAGAGTGTCACCGAGTATAGCAAAGGTCTTGAATCGAGTCTCAAGGAAGGTGGTGAGAGTGCCTCAGATGAGCACGAGCGAAGGAGATGGGACGACGGTCTGGGCGTCGAAGACGAAGTCAAAGATTTCATCTTCGACCTGCAGCGTAGCTCGAGGTCTGCACGTGTGCGCAACGAAGAGAAAGCGCAGCCTCGAGCAAGCGCGAGAGAGCCAGTGCAGGATGACAGCCGGACTAACACACCAGTGTCTCGAACTGACAGTCCAGCTTCGAGTAGAGCAGCGGCGTCGACACCTCAAACTTCTGGCTCATCATACTCCAGCTACCGCACTGCAGAAGAGCGGGCGGCCTTTATCAAGCAGCAAGCTGAACAACGCATGGCTGAACGACTGGCCGCGCTGGGTCTCAAAGCTCCGGCTAAGAGTGGAGAATCAGCTGCACAGCGCGCCGAGCGTGAGCGCAAAGAACGGGAAGACCGGTTACGTCAAGCTGAAGAAGAGGACGCGAAACGGGAGCAAGAAAGGCAGGCTCGTCTTCGGGGCGAATCTGTCGCACCTCCAACTCCTGCAGGTTCTGCTGGCAAGCCGAAGCCGCCACCACCTGCGCCAAGAAAGAAAAGGAGCGAGAGTCTGCAGGGTCAGGATCAGGCCAACTCTGAAGCCAAGCGTGCGGAACAAGAGATCAAGGAACAGGCCCTGAAGGAACAACAAGCGGCGATGGCCAAGGAGACCAATGACATGGA GCACGAGGAGGCACGACAGGAACGCGAGTTGCAGAAGCAGCGTGAAGAAGCGGAGGCGTCTCTGAAAGCACTTGAAGAACAAGTCAAGGCTGGCAAAGTCAAGAAGGCAGAGGAGAAGAAGCGGAGAGAGGCTTCCAAGAAGGAGGCGCAGGAGAAAGAGTCTCGCTTGGCCGCACAGCGGGCTGAGATTGAAGCTGCGAAGGAGAAGGAGCGACAACTTCGACTGCAGCTCGAGAGCATGGGCGATGATGACTCGAGCGATGATGACGACGTTGAGCGGAACACCCCTACAGAGAGCACGCCTACACAAAGCATGGAGCTGCCAAGAGTCCAGGAACCACCAAGCTCGCCCCCGGTAGCACCACCTCTGCCCTCTGCAGCAGCTCCTCCGCCCCCTCCAATGCCAGGCTCTTTTGACACAGGCATGCCGAGTCCAGCGGTGTCTGTCACGAGCCCACCGAGCGAGTCGAAGAATCCCTTCTTCAAGTGCATGAACCAGCAGCCGGCCGCATCACCAGCAGCAACCTCGCCTGAAGCTGAGAAGAAGGTCGACACAAACCCATTCCACCGCCTCACGCAGCAAGACTTAGTCAATCAACAGGCTCTGCCAGACCCAGCCGCACCACCGAGCCGCAAGACAGCCAAGCCTGCTGATGAGGATGACTGGTCTGTTGTCGACTCGTCAGACGACGATGACTACGAAGACCAACCTCAAGGCGGCTCTGCAAAACAGCTAGCCTCCATCCTCTTCGGCACCATGGCTCCTCCTCGACCTCTTTCAGCAATGGATAGCCCAACAACAGCGTCCGGACCCAACTCCCCAGCACCAGGCAAGGACCGAATCGCCAGCCCACCGCCTCCACCACCGATGCCCAACTCTGGCGCACCACCTCCACCACCTATGCCAAACATGGGCGCACCTCCTCCGCCGCCTATGCCAGACAGTGGTGCGCCGCCGCCACCTCCTGGCCCTCCGCCTCCACCGGCACTTCCAGCGGGACCGCCTGCTGGTGGTGGAGGGATGGATCGCAGTGGATTGCTGGGGCAGATTCAGGCCGGGAAGGGGCTGAAGAAGACTGTGACTAAAGATCGTAGTACGGCGACTACTGCGGGCAGGGTGCTTTAG